In the genome of Drosophila pseudoobscura strain MV-25-SWS-2005 chromosome 3, UCI_Dpse_MV25, whole genome shotgun sequence, one region contains:
- the S-Lap7 gene encoding cytosol aminopeptidase — MKRMHLRSMGFYAQNVLRSVVRQQSSGCGDSKTNTKGLVVGLYQKEDAKSDPKLTPTAQKIDGRTSGKLAQLICETKLDGRLGRGRVFNGVDPEFNSVAVVGLGIEGIAFNELEMLDEGMENVRIAAGIGARSLQNEGVGSIFLDGMDYAEQAAEGSSLAVWRFPDNLAVKNAPNIAKVNLFDSPDVDGWTRGIFKADAQNLARRLSDAPANCMTPTMFAQATVDALCPCGINVEVRTMDWIEQQRLTAFLMIAKGSCEPPVMLELSYCGAAPEEKPILFVGKGITFNSGAINLRPCKGMDEYRGSMSAAAACVGMMRACAALSLPINVTCVIPLCENMPSGMSCKPGDVVRLLNGKTMAIRDLDRAGVVVLSDALLYGQTTYNPRLVVDVATLETGVKKAFGGGATGVFSNSHYIWKQFQRAGSLTGDRVWRLPLWQYYRRQVTDELGYDLSNDGRGIASSCLSAAILHELVPCADWVHLDTRGTGLLTKYGLIAYLTAKRMTGRPTRTLIQFLYQMACPDMK, encoded by the coding sequence ATGAAGAGGATGCATCTGCGGAGTATGGGCTTCTACGCGCAAAACGTCCTGCGGTCAGTCGTCCGCCAGCAGTCGTCTGGCTGCGGCGATTCCAAGACCAACACGAAGGGACTCGTGGTGGGGCTGTACCAGAAGGAGGACGCGAAATCGGACCCCAAGCTGACGCCCACGGCCCAGAAGATTGACGGGCGCACGAGCGGCAAACTGGCGCAGCTGATCTGCGAGACGAAGCTGGACGGACGCCtcggcaggggcagggtctTCAACGGCGTCGATCCGGAGTTCAACTCGGTGGCTGTCGTGGGCCTGGGCATAGAGGGCATTGCCTTCAACGAGCTGGAGATGCTGGACGAGGGCATGGAGAACGTGCGCATTGCGGCCGGAATCGGTGCGCGTTCCCTTCAGAACGAGGGCGTGGGCTCCATCTTTCTGGACGGCATGGACTATGCGGAGCAGGCGGCGGAGGGTTCGTCCCTGGCCGTGTGGCGCTTCCCGGACAACCTGGCCGTCAAGAATGCACCGAATATAGCGAAGGTCAATCTGTTTGACTCGCCCGACGTCGACGGCTGGACGCGTGGCATCTTCAAGGCCGATGCCCAAAACCTCGCCCGCCGCCTCAGCGACGCCCCTGCCAACTGCATGACCCCAACCATGTTCGCACAGGCCACTGTGGATGCCCTGTGCCCGTGCGGAATCAACGTCGAGGTGCGGACCATGGACTGGAtcgagcagcagcggctgacAGCCTTCCTGATGATCGCCAAAGGCAGCTGCGAGCCACCGGTGATGCTGGAGCTGAGCTACTGCGGCGCCGCGCCCGAGGAAAAGCCCATCCTTTTCGTGGGCAAGGGCATCACCTTCAACTCGGGGGCCATCAACCTGCGTCCGTGCAAGGGCATGGACGAGTACCGCGGGAGCATGTCGGCGGCGGCCGCCTGCGTTGGCATGATGCGCGCCTGCGCCGCCCTCTCGCTGCCCATAAACGTGACCTGCGTGATACCCCTGTGCGAGAACATGCCCTCGGGCATGTCCTGCAAGCCCGGCGACGTTGTCCGCCTGCTCAATGGCAAGACGATGGCCATCCGTGACTTGGACAGGGCGGGCGTGGTGGTCTTGTCCGACGCCCTCCTCTACGGACAGACCACCTACAATCCGCGCCTCGTCGTGGACGTGGCCACCCTCGAGACGGGCGTGAAGAAGGCCTTCGGCGGCGGAGCCACCGGTGTCTTCTCCAACTCCCACTACATCTGGAAGCAGTTCCAGCGCGCTGGATCCCTCACTGGCGACCGCGTGTGGCGCCTGCCGCTCTGGCAGTACTACCGGAGGCAGGTCACCGACGAGCTGGGCTACGATCTGAGCAACGATGGCCGTGGGATTGCCAGCTCCTGCCTGTCAGCGGCCATTCTCCACGAGCTCGTGCCGTGCGCCGACTGGGTGCACCTGGATACGCGGGGCACGGGACTGCTCACCAAATACGGTCTTATTGCGTACCTGACGGCCAAGCGCATGACCGGACGTCCCACCCGAACCCTAATACAGTTTTTGTACCAAATGGCGTGCCCCGACATGAAGTGA
- the Cpr50Ca gene encoding uncharacterized protein Cpr50Ca, whose amino-acid sequence MAISDGTTGSTLMLLLVVAGLGLAKAMDTYHRLPSLETFSSYEDMQRYFDQRNLRSMRHIDNPTDDSYLAAFNQYNDQSEDRSQVRHSRTKREEREERKLPSAPRMLRFELSDAVEPSDEVKQLLRQHHSRALKESPTTEGAPPAVTSQAPKSQRSKRKPRRQRRSTIGQQPADFKAMMIPFQETDAREPDPITAKLIREARILDLQIQATKTEPSKKSQKHGFQVRIRKTKRSKRSAAAPLQMFKFEMSDAKTMPQPQPQRSGKQLQATPTLLTMETRPENRTQSQSQSQTPTTPTPRQEDNAILNGESTAETKRMYVYKEAPPSPVHGKSKKSLSGLPHEVQKVIGQLMKEGHGGKAYIKYLPAQKSEYEHYKIKPLSALAGYGLKPSSYMKYMPSTVQTKLVESSPAPVHVPAPVQVHIQPVPVVEQLRYFHYKPSYANVYPAPQTIAQHPIVVQEAVPQVEEVHHHTYTAELAAPAPAPAPAPTQAIDVIVPQFRPSKPDPLQEEYHAEPLYGKALEPYQYEIQHEPGPSAAPLIKIEYHAQADSIKEHYKQLPEFQQLSTLVGKSPDDQIHGLTYLLAKEMQAKLQRQGKQLMMDRPQDSTAPILFHPGQVQAPAAVPTLKTLADLGGGSLGVHQGRLIGMAKTKQYVPIIESGNNDVKELPAVSSSVAPKLPTPSSFIDYTPGHGLSHGYEGVRDDERPVTTVEHVVHHPTVTNYHHHHQQQQQHHPEQQQQHPEQQQQHHHYQATSLPAELDAEKGVNGLHLVNSQEDKSLQQYASKYAFGYRIRDFHTGNDFGHKQNRDFHGVTRGQYHILLPDGRIQNVIYHADDTGFHADVSFEGGTKH is encoded by the exons ATGGCCATCTCTGATGGCACCACCGGCTCCACCTTAATG CTACTGCTTGTGGTGGCAGGCCTTGGGTTGGCTAAGGCCATGGACACCTATCACCGCCTGCCCTCACTGGAAACCTTCTCCAGCTATGAG GACATGCAGCGCTACTTTGATCAGCGGAATCTGCGCAGCATGCGGCACATCGACAATCCCACAGACGACAGCTATCTGGCCGCCTTCAACCAGTACAACGATCAGTCGGAGGATCGGTCGCAGGTCCGTCACTCCCGCACCAAGCGGGAGGAGCGGGAGGAGCGGAAGCTGCCCAGCGCCCCCCGAATGCTGCGATTCGAGCTCTCCGACGCCGTGGAACCCAGCGACGAGGTGAAGCAGCTCCTGCGGCAGCATCATTCGAGGGCTCTCAAGGAGAGCCCCACCACAGAGGGCGCACCGCCAGCCGTCACCAGCCAAGCCCCAAAAAGCCAGCGCTCCAAGCGCAAGCCACGCCGCCAGAGACGCTCCACCATTGGGCAGCAGCCAGCGGACTTCAAGGCTATGATGATTCCCTTCCAAGAGACCGATGCCCGAGAACCCGATCCCATTACGGCGAAGCTGATTCGAGAGGCCAGGATCCTGGATCTCCAGATTCAGGCCACCAAGACAGAGCCTTCAAAGAAGTCCCAGAAGCATGGCTTCCAGGTGCGCATACGCAAGACAAAGCGCTCGAAGCGATCGGCTGCCGCCCCCCTGCAGATGTTCAAGTTCGAGATGTCGGACGCCAAGaccatgccacagccacagccacagcggtCCGGGAAACAGCTGCAGGCCACGCCCACACTCCTCACCATGGAGACCCGTCCAGAGAACAgaacccagagccagagccagagccagacgcCTACCACTCCCACCCCCAGGCAGGAGGATAATGCGATCCTCAATGGCGAGTCCACAGCGGAGACCAAGCGAATGTACGTGTACAAGGAGGCGCCACCCAGTCCGGTTCACGGGAAGAGCAAAAAGTCCCTGAGTGGCCTGCCCCACGAAGTGCAGAAGGTGATCGGCCAGCTAATGAAGGAGGGGCACGGCGGCAAGGCCTACATCAAGTATCTACCGGCCCAGAAATCGGAGTACGAACACTACAAGATAAAGCCCCTCTCCGCGCTCGCGGGCTACGGCCTCAAGCCCAGCTCCTACATGAAGTACATGCCCAGCACAGTGCAGACCAAGCTGGTGGAATCGTCGCCAGCCCCAGTCCATGTCCCGGCCCCCGTCCAGGTGCACATCCAGCCCGTGCCGGTGGTCGAGCAGCTGCGGTACTTCCACTACAAGCCGAGCTACGCGAATGTTTACCCTGCCCCACAGACCATCGCCCAGCACCCGATTGTGGTGCAAGAGGCCGTGCCCCAGGTTGAGGAAGTGCACCACCACACGTACACGGCGGAGCTggctgcccccgcccctgcccctgcgcCCGCTCCGACCCAAGCGATTGATGTAATTGTGCCCCAGTTCCGGCCCTCGAAGCCGGACCCGCTGCAGGAGGAGTACCATGCGGAGCCCCTCTACGGCAAGGCCCTGGAACCGTACCAATACGAGATCCAGCACGAGCCAGGTCCCTCGGCCGCGCCGCTGATCAAGATCGAGTACCATGCCCAGGCGGACAGCATCAAGGAGCACTACAAGCAGCTGCCCGAGTTCCAGCAGCTGTCGACGCTCGTTGGCAAGTCGCCGGACGACCAGATCCACGGCCTCACCTACCTCCTGGCCAAGGAGATGCAGGCCAAGCTGCAGCGCCAGGGCAAGCAGCTGATGATGGATCGTCCCCAGGACAGCACGGCCCCCATACTCTTCCATCCCGGCCAGGTGCAGGCTCCGGCTGCAGTTCCCACCCTCAAGACGCTGGCGGACCTGGGCGGCGGCTCCCTCGGAGTGCACCAGGGCCGACTGATTGGCATGGCCAAGACGAAGCAGTACGTGCCGATCATTGAGTCGGGCAACAACGATGTCAAGGAGCTGCCCGCCGTATCCAGCAGCGTGGCCCCAAAGCTGCCGACTCCCAGCTCTTTCATCGACTACACCCCCGGCCATGGCTTGTCGCACGGGTACGAGGGGGTGAGGGATGATGAGCGGCCCGTGACCACAGTGGAGCATGTGGTGCATCATCCCACGGTCACGAactatcatcatcatcatcagcagcagcagcagcatcatccagagcagcagcagcagcatccggagcagcagcagcaacaccatcaTTACCAGGCCACCTCTCTTCCGGCGGAGCTGGATGCGGAAAAGGGTGTCAATGGCCTGCACTTGGTGAACAGTCAGGAGGACAAGTCG